The Sphingobacteriales bacterium genomic sequence CAAAAAACACTGATGAAGCTGAAAGATTTATTTCTATTGCCGGGGATAATGTTTTTATTTTTTCCGGCTCATTCGCAATGGCAATGCGGACAAAATCTGATTGATTCCAGAGATGGACAGATTTACCAGACGGTGTTAATCGGTAATCAATGCTGGATGGCGGAGAACCTCAATTACGGCACTATGATACTGAATATCAGCGGGCAAGGAGGACAAATGATGAAGAATGATTCAGTGATTGAAAAATATTGCTGGAACAATGATGAAGATTATTGCAATGGAACGAACGGAAAAACAAAGAAAGGCGGTTTTTACGAGTTCAAGGAAGCCATGCAGTATTATGACGGTCAACCGGCCCAGCCCACTCAGGGTGTTTGCCCGCAAGGGTGGCACATTCCTTCTTATACCGAAATCACTGCGCTGATAAATAGTTTAGGCGGTGACGTAAGTCAGGCTTATACTAAGATGATGCCGGGCGGTTCTTCCGGATTTAATGCCCTTCAGGTAGGCTATCGTTGTACGCTCAACGGGAGTTTCCGCAATGGTGCTATCGGAACAGATGCTGTTTATTACTGGATATCAGAGCAAAGCAAAACCAATCCGGCTTATGCTGTTTTTATGGTATTGGATAAAGGCTCACCTCAGGTTCAGATGTGGGAATACGATAAATCCATTGGCATCAGCGTCAGATGTTTGAAAGATGTTTCAGGTGCCACCAACGAAATTAAACCGGAAAATCTGGTACTGCTTTATCCGGTCAAACGTCTATCTTCCTTGTTATACCTTTCAGTACAATCTCCAGTCTCTCAGAGGCTTGATGTTAAACTGTTTGACTTGCAGGGGAAAGAAATTGTCTCTTCACAGCATTCGCTAATAGCCGGAAAAAATTCTGTAAATATTGATATTCCATACGAGTTAAAAGGAATTTACCTGATTCAGCTAAAAACAGCCGGTAATTGCCTGACGCAAAAATTAGTTTTATAAAGTTTTCAGCCATTTCGGTAAATCTTCCGGAGAAATTCCTGTCGGGTCAATGACTAAATCGGCCTGTCGGTAAAAAGGGAGCCTCTTTTCAAGCAATTCTTTCAGTTTTTGTTCAAAATTCTCTTCCGGAATATTTTTCAGCAAAGGTCTGTCTTCTTTTTCTTTTTTTAGCCTTTCCGCCACGACCCTGAAAGGAGGGAAGAGGAAGATGATTTTCCCATGGTTTTTTATAAAAGAAAGATTTTCAGGAGTAATGATGGTGCCTCCGCCACAGGCAATAATGCAATTTTCAGGATAATCAAAGGACTGAAGTACTTTCGTTTCAATTTCCCTGAATCCTGACTCTCCTTTTTTTTCAAAAATTGAGGCGATACTGCTCTGTTCACGTTTTTCGATGACTTTGTCGAGGTCAACAAAGGGAATTTCAAGAGTTTTTGCCAGTATTTCTCCGTAATGGCTTTTTCCACTCCCCATTAAACCTGTCAGAAAAATTTTCATCACTTAAATTTTTCGTTACCTTTAAAAACAAATCCTCTGAGAAATTCTTTAACCTCCAGCATTTTCCTTCCTTCAGCCTGCAAGCTGAGAAGGTGGATAAAACCTTCGGCAGCAGCGACACGAAGATAGTTTTTGTTGTCGGTCAAAATGGTTCCGGGAGCATGTTCATGTTTTATTGTTTCAAAATCAGCGGTATAGATTTTTATTATTTTATTTTCAAGGGTAGTCCATGCGGCAGGATAGGGCGACAATCCCCTGATCAGGCAATCAATTTTTGAAGCAGGCTGTTCCCAGTTGATACGGCAAAATTCTTTTGTAATCTTGGGAGCCTTCGGATAATTGCCTGTCATATCCTGATGAATTGTAATAACTTTTTGTTTATCAATATAATCCACTGTTTTGCATAAAAGAGAGGCACCTGTGTGAGCCAGTTTGTCGTGGAGGCTGCCTGCTGTTTCACGGGCAGAAATGTCCACCATTTCCTGAAAGATGATTTCTCCGGTATCGATCTGGTCATTTATAAAAAAAGTAGTTACTCCGGTCTTTTTTTCTCCGTTGATAATCACATGGTTAATCGGAGCTGCACCCCGGTAGGCAGGAAGCAGGGAAGCGTGTAAATTGACAGTTCCAGCCGGTGGCAGTTGCCAGACTTCCGGAGGCAGTTTACGGAATGCAACCACCAGAAATAATCCGGCATTTATTTTTTTCAACTGTTCGATAAAGCCTGGGTCTCTCAGATTTTCAGGCTGCAAAACGGGTATTGACAACGATTCAGCATATCTGGCTACTTCCGGTTTGACAAGTTTTAACCCTCTGCCGGCCTGCTTGTCGGGTGTTGTTACCACCGCAGCAATATCCCAACCCTTCTCAATCAGGCTTTTTAAAGAAATGACTGCAAATTCAGGTGTTCCGAAAAAAACTATTTTCATGTAAAAAATTAGAACTGCAAACTTAAACCAAAAAGATTTCATTTCTTACGTTTACGCAAAATGCAATGGAATTTTTCAGGACATATAAACGTTGCAGGAAAGCGGGCTGATTCTGATATTTCTGAAGAAAAAGTAATGTTGTCGTATTCAATCTTTTAAGTGCACAGACAAAAACATAAAGAACTGAATGATAGTCCGTAATAACCGTTCAGAATGCACAGGCAAATCTAAAAAGATATATTTGTAGCAAAAACAGAGATGGACAAACTTGGCCTCAAAACCGAAATCATTGAAAAGTGCATGGTGATGCTTCAGGAAAAGTTTAAGATACACGAGGCAGAGATGAAAGAAGCACAAAATGCGGCCAATGAAGCAGGCCCGCCAAAAGACCGTTACGATCCTTATCGTTCGCAAATGTTGCGCAAGCGGAATTTACTGGCAGAACAATGTCAGCAGGTGCTTGATGAACTTGAAATCCTGAAAAAGATAAACCCTGTTGTGAATGACAAGGTGATGTTTGGAAGCGTAGTCATCACCAATCTGCACAGACTTTTTATTGCTGTCCCCCTTGGAAAAGTGGAAGTGCAGAACGAAGTCTATCATGTCATTTCTGTTCATACACCCTTGTTTGAAGCGCTGAAAAATAAAAAAGCTGGAGATCCCGTTATCTTTAATCAAAACAAGATTCTGATTGCAGATGTTTTCTGATTTGTATTTTAGCTGTCGCATTTTTCATTTAAACAAAACCTTCAATACAGTTTTTATGACCAGATTCATGGTTTTTTTGTTATGCCTGATGAGTTTTTTTAAACTTCAGGCTCAGAATGAAATAAAATTTCTTCAGGCTGTTCAGAAAGGAAACCTAAGCGAAGTGAAAAGCTTTATCGAAAAGGGTATCAATATCAATTGTGCAGACCAGAACGGAAATACAGGCTTAATTATCGCTGTTCGTGAGGGACATTATGAAATTGCCCGGACCTTAATATCCAATGAATGTGATGTCAATCAGAAAAATGCCATGGAATATTCACCTCTGCTGTATGCAGTCGAAATTGAGGATATTGAAATGGTGAAACTGCTGGTGAAGCATGGAGCAAATGTCAATGATGCGACACACACCGGCACTACTGCCCTGATGCTGGCTGTAGAATCCGGAAATTTTGAGATGGTGAAATATCTGCTTGAACATAAAGCCAACCCCAACGGATGGGAAAGGGTTAAGGGAGAAACAGCCCTGATGTGGGCAATCATCTGGGGATATGAGGATATTGCCAGATTATTGATTGACAGGGGTGCACAGGTTAATGCCAATCAGATCAGGGGCTTTACCCCACTTATGTTTGCCTGCGACAGTGGCAGATTTGAAATGGTTAAGTATCTGCTGCAGAAAGGTGCTGATCCCAATCTGGAAGACCGTAAAGGCGAAAACTGCCTTTCTCATTTGTCTGAAAACGGCAATATTGAAATTGCAAAATATCTCACCGGTTATCAGTATGATAATGTAAAAAAACTGAGTATTGAAGGCTATAATGGTTTTCTGGCCATAAAAATGGCTGCCAGCCAGGGCGACCTGGATTTCTTAAAATATCTCATCAGCAACAGAAAAACAAAACCATTCGACCTGACCGTTGCTTTGCTAATTGCATCCGGCAGGGAAAAAATGAATATTGTAATGTATCTTGTTGAAAACCAGCAGGTTGATGTCAATTCTGTCAATGAAACAGGACTAACTGCATTGATGGCAGCGGCTCAGGCCGGGAAGATGGAGGCTGTCAAATACCTGATTGCTCATAATGCCGATCCCAACAAAAGGCAAAAAGACGGTAAAACCGCACTTATTCTGGCTGTCAGGGGTGGATATAGCCAAATCGTTGAGTTTTTAATTAACAACGGTGCCAACATGAACATTGCCGATGATGTCAGCGAAACAAATGTTTATGGCACACCCCTCATGCATGCGGCTGAGCTGGGGCATACCGATATAGCCCGTTTGCTGGTCATGGCAGGAGCTGATATTGATTTTAAGAATCAGTTTGGATACGATGCTTTGTTGGTTGCCCTGAATTTTGACAGGTTCGATCTGGCTGAACTGCTGATCAAACATGGGGCAAATGTGAATACAAAAAACAAAAAAGGTTTCACGGCACTGATGATTGCCGCTTCAAAAGGGAATTTGGCATTGGTCAGGATGTTGGTTGAAAACGGAGCAATGCTCAATCAGATCAATAAGGAAAAAGCTATGTCGGCATTGGATCTGGCCATTGCCGGAAAAGATATCAGCGAAAAATTAAAAGACAAAGTCGCCATAGAATCGTACCGCCAGGTTATTGAATTCCTACAGTCGAAAGGGGCTAAGAAGGCTTCGGAGTTGATGAAATAATACAGGACTTAAATTTTCATATCGAATTTCGAAATGAGAAATTAGAGTTGCAGGTTGTGGATTGGGTTAACTTAATTCAAGCATGCGGTCGATGGCTTTCCGGGCTTTGATGGCTATTTCTTCCGGGACATTGATTTCATATTCGTATTTTGTCAGTGCCCGTTCGACCAGATACAGGTTGGTCATTTTCATATAAGAGCAGATATTACAGAAGGAATGGAAGGTTTTACCGGGGACTTCCAGTCTGAGTTTTTCTGCCATGCCACATTCCGTAACCATGATAAATTCCTTTGCCTTTGATTCGCGGGCGGCTTTAATCATCCCACTCGTTCCCCTGACATAATCTGACATTGCCAGCACATCTTCAGGAGACTCCGGATGGGCAATGACTTCAGCCTCAGGGAAACGTGCTTTGAAATCCCTGAGCAGTGAGCCGTCAAAAGCATTGTGAATGTAGCAATAGGCTTCGTAAGGGATGATCTTCTTTCTTGTTTTGCTTTGAATGTAGGCGGCAAGGTTTTTATCAGGTAAAAAGATGATTTCTTCGTTGGGCAGAGATTCTACAATTTTCAGGGCATTGGCGGATGTACATATCACATCACTATGCGCCTTAACATCGGCATTGGTGTTGATATAGCAAACCACAGCAGCATGGGGGTGCCGGGCTTTTAGGGCAAGAAGCCCTGGTACGTCCGACATATCAGCCATCGAGCAGGTAGCTTCATAGTTAGGCAGTATGACTTTTTTATCCGGATTCAGGATTTTTGCAGTTTCTGCCATGAACCTCACACCACAAAAAATGATAATATCTTCTTCAACTTCCATGGCACGTCTTGAAAGCTCAAGCGAATCACCGATAAAGTCACCTATTTTGTATATTTCAGGATCCTGATAGTTGTGAACAAGAATAATAGCGTTTTTTTCTTTTTTAAGCTTTTTTATTTTTTCAATCAGTTCCTCTTTTATTTTGTCCATATCAGCTTTTTTGGAAAATCAATGAATATTAATACGAAAAAGCCTGCCAAAATTTCTGGCAGGCCATGTCGGGGTGAGAGGATTTGAACCTCCGACCCCCACGTCCCGAACGTGGTGCGCTAACCGGACTGCGCTACACCCCGAAAGTGCTTATCATTGCAGATTAATCTGCTTTTTCAGCAAAAAATGAGAACTGTTTGATGCTGCAAAAATAGTTACTGTCTGGAATATACCAAAAGTATGATTGCTATTTATTCCGGTTTCAGTTTTCTTCGATGATATATATTTCTTCGTCAGGCCTTTTCAGAAAAAACGTTTCACGTGCATACTTTTCAAAACTTTTTTTGTCCATGGTCAATTCGCGTATAATCCGTTGGTTTTCTTTGATTTCTTTGTTATAATATTCAACCGTCTTTCGCAATTCACGAAGATTCTTCCGTGTTTTCATGGTGCGCAGGATGTTGTTGTTGTCGAGAAAACCTACCCAGATGATAAAAAACAAACTGGCAAGGAGGTATTTGTTTTTCAGTATGCCAAGCATTTTTTTCATAAGCCTTTTATCTGTGCAGAAATCTGAAAGATTTACCCGGATAAACAGCATCCGACCCTAATTCATCTTCTATCCTCAGCAATTGGTTGTATTTGGCAATACGGTCGGAGCGTGAGAGTGAACCCGTTTTAATCAGGCCGGTATTCATTGCTACACTCAGATCGGCAATAAAAGTGTCTTCTGTTTCCCCTGAACGGTGGGAGATGACATTTGTAAAATTATGATTTGTAGCCAGTTGCATTGTTTGTATGGTTTCAGTCAGGCTGCCTATCTGATTCAATTTAATTAAAATGGAGTTGGCTGCCTTCATTTCAATACCTTTTTGCAGACGGACAGGATTGGTGACAAAGAGGTCGTCTCCGACAATCTGAATCTTACCGGCTGTTTTATTCATCAGTTTTACCCATCCGTCCCAGTCGTCCTCGGCAAGGCCATCTTCCAGTGATATGATGGGATATTTTTTTATCCAGTTGAGCCAGAATTCAATCATTTCATCGGTAGTAACTTCTTTTTGGGTTGATTTGTAGAAACGGTATAGTTTCTTTTCTTCATCATACATTTCAGAAGCGGCAGGATCAAGGGCAATATAAACATCTTCCCCCGGTTTATATCCGGCTTTTTCAATGGCAGCGATGACTGTCTCGATGGCTTCATCATTGGATTTGAGGTTAGGGGCAAAACCGCCTTCATCACCTACATTGGTTGAATATCCCTTGCTCTTCAGGTAATCTTTCAGGCTGTAGAAAACATTGGCTGCCATGTGGATGGCTTCGCCAAAAGTATCAGCACCGATGGGCATAATCATAAACTCCTGAAAATCAATGCTGTTATCGGCATGTTTGCCACCATTGAGAATGTTCATCATCGGGATGGGGAGTGTGTAGGCACCAACTCCGCCAAGGTATTTGTAAAGTGGAAGGCCTGCCTCCTCAGCAGCAGCACGTGCTACTGCCAATGATACGGCTAAAATAGCGTTTGCGCCTAATTTGGATTTATTTGGGGTATCATCCAGTTCAATCATGATTTCGTCTATCATTTTCTG encodes the following:
- the nadA gene encoding quinolinate synthase NadA, with product MDKIKEELIEKIKKLKKEKNAIILVHNYQDPEIYKIGDFIGDSLELSRRAMEVEEDIIIFCGVRFMAETAKILNPDKKVILPNYEATCSMADMSDVPGLLALKARHPHAAVVCYINTNADVKAHSDVICTSANALKIVESLPNEEIIFLPDKNLAAYIQSKTRKKIIPYEAYCYIHNAFDGSLLRDFKARFPEAEVIAHPESPEDVLAMSDYVRGTSGMIKAARESKAKEFIMVTECGMAEKLRLEVPGKTFHSFCNICSYMKMTNLYLVERALTKYEYEINVPEEIAIKARKAIDRMLELS
- the eno gene encoding phosphopyruvate hydratase, which produces MSTITGIIARQILDSRGTPTVEAEVFTENGVIGRAAVPSGASTGAHEAVELRDGDKNKYRGKSVEKVVENIMEIIEPELLDLSVFDQKMIDEIMIELDDTPNKSKLGANAILAVSLAVARAAAEEAGLPLYKYLGGVGAYTLPIPMMNILNGGKHADNSIDFQEFMIMPIGADTFGEAIHMAANVFYSLKDYLKSKGYSTNVGDEGGFAPNLKSNDEAIETVIAAIEKAGYKPGEDVYIALDPAASEMYDEEKKLYRFYKSTQKEVTTDEMIEFWLNWIKKYPIISLEDGLAEDDWDGWVKLMNKTAGKIQIVGDDLFVTNPVRLQKGIEMKAANSILIKLNQIGSLTETIQTMQLATNHNFTNVISHRSGETEDTFIADLSVAMNTGLIKTGSLSRSDRIAKYNQLLRIEDELGSDAVYPGKSFRFLHR
- a CDS encoding T9SS type A sorting domain-containing protein, which produces MKLKDLFLLPGIMFLFFPAHSQWQCGQNLIDSRDGQIYQTVLIGNQCWMAENLNYGTMILNISGQGGQMMKNDSVIEKYCWNNDEDYCNGTNGKTKKGGFYEFKEAMQYYDGQPAQPTQGVCPQGWHIPSYTEITALINSLGGDVSQAYTKMMPGGSSGFNALQVGYRCTLNGSFRNGAIGTDAVYYWISEQSKTNPAYAVFMVLDKGSPQVQMWEYDKSIGISVRCLKDVSGATNEIKPENLVLLYPVKRLSSLLYLSVQSPVSQRLDVKLFDLQGKEIVSSQHSLIAGKNSVNIDIPYELKGIYLIQLKTAGNCLTQKLVL
- a CDS encoding shikimate kinase: MKIFLTGLMGSGKSHYGEILAKTLEIPFVDLDKVIEKREQSSIASIFEKKGESGFREIETKVLQSFDYPENCIIACGGGTIITPENLSFIKNHGKIIFLFPPFRVVAERLKKEKEDRPLLKNIPEENFEQKLKELLEKRLPFYRQADLVIDPTGISPEDLPKWLKTL
- a CDS encoding septum formation initiator family protein, which translates into the protein MKKMLGILKNKYLLASLFFIIWVGFLDNNNILRTMKTRKNLRELRKTVEYYNKEIKENQRIIRELTMDKKSFEKYARETFFLKRPDEEIYIIEEN
- a CDS encoding methionyl-tRNA formyltransferase, producing the protein MKIVFFGTPEFAVISLKSLIEKGWDIAAVVTTPDKQAGRGLKLVKPEVARYAESLSIPVLQPENLRDPGFIEQLKKINAGLFLVVAFRKLPPEVWQLPPAGTVNLHASLLPAYRGAAPINHVIINGEKKTGVTTFFINDQIDTGEIIFQEMVDISARETAGSLHDKLAHTGASLLCKTVDYIDKQKVITIHQDMTGNYPKAPKITKEFCRINWEQPASKIDCLIRGLSPYPAAWTTLENKIIKIYTADFETIKHEHAPGTILTDNKNYLRVAAAEGFIHLLSLQAEGRKMLEVKEFLRGFVFKGNEKFK